The genomic window TCGAGCTGCGCCGTCGCGACCCTGGACGTCGCGCACCTGCGGCCGGGCGACGTGGCGGGGCTCGGCATGATCGGCAAGGGGCTCGTCACGCTCGCCGTGCAGCGGTCGGCCGACGGCCCGGCGAAGCTCGTCCTGAGCACAGGCGTCGAGCACGGCGCCGAGGTCGCGCCGAAGGCCGAGGCGGAGATCGGCAAGGCCGACGTCGTCCACCTCGCCCTGCGGATGGACTTCACCGCGGCGAAGGGTCGATGCGGCTACAGCCTGGACGGCAAGGCGTTCACGGCGATCGGCGGCGAGTTCCCGCTCCTGTGGGACTGGAGGACCGGGACGTTCCAGGGCGAGCAGTACGCGGTCTTCTGCTACAACCCGAAGCCGGGCGACGGATACCTGGACGTGGACGGCATCCGCTTCGAGTCGCCCGAGTTGAAGGAGCCGGCCGCGCGGCAGGCGGCCCGGCCGGCCTCCGAGCCGGACAGCGCCAAATCGGTGGCCTTCGAGTCGTTCTCCTACTCGGGGACCGACCCGATGTCGGCGAAGGTCGGGAGCGATTCCTACCTGAACCCGATCCTCGCGGGCTTCTATCCGGACCCGAGCGTCTGCCGCGTCGGCGACGACTTCTACCTGGTGAACTCGAGCTTCCTCTACTTCCCCGGCCTGCCGGTCTTCCACAGCCGCGACCTGGTCCACTGGGAGCAGGTCGGCAACGCCATCCAGAGGCCCTCGCAGGCCCCGGCGCTGAGGGTCGGGAACGTCTCGGGCGGGATGTTCGCGCCGACGATCCGCCACCACGGCGGCAGGTTCCACGTGATCTGCACGCAGGTCGGCCCGCAGGGCGGCAACTTCGTCGTCTCGGCGGAGCGTCCGGAGGGGCCGTGGTCCGAGCCGACCTGGCTCCGGGGCGTCCCGGGCATCGACCCGTCGCTCTTCTTCGACGAGGGGCACGCCTACGTCGTCTTCAACGCCGAGGCCCCCGACAAGAAGCCGCTGTACGAGGGCCACCGGGCCCTCTGGCTCCAGCAGGTGGACCTCGACGGCGGCAAGCTCATCGGGCCCCGCAAGCTGCTCGTCAACGGGGGCACGGACCTTTCGAAGAAGCCGATCTGGATCGAGGGCCCGCACCTGCTGAGGAAGGACGGCTGGTACATCCTCATCGCCGCGGAAGGGGGCACGGGCCCGGCGCACTCGGAGGTCGTCTTCCGCAGCCGCGACCTCGCCGGGCCGTACGTGCCTTACGAGAAGAACCCGATCCTCACCCAGCGCGACCTGCCCCGCGGCCGGCCCGACCCGATCACGTGCACCGGGCATGCGGACCTCGTCGAGCTGCCCAACGGCGACTGGTGGGCCGTCTTCCTCGGCTGCCGTCCCGACGCGGCCGGCCACGGCCTCCTCGGCCGCGAGACGTTCCTCCTGCCCGTGAAGTGGGCGGACGGCTGGCCGGCCATCCTCGAGCACGGCGCGGAGGTCCCTCGCGTCGTGAAGCGGCCCGCGCTCGCGGAGTCCACGCCGCCGGGCTGGCGCCCGATGACGGGGGACTTCACCGCGACCGACGACTTCGACGGCAAGGCGCCCGGCCTCGGCTGGATGGGGCTGAGGACGCCGACGTCCTCGTGGTGGAGCCTCGACGCGAAGTCGGGCGAGTTCCGCCTCATGCCCCGGAAGGCGAGGCTGACGACCAGGGCGGAGGATCCCTCCTTCCTCTGCCGGAGGTTGCAGCACGCCTCGTACACGGCGAGGACGGCGATCCGCCTCGACGCCGGGACGCCGGACGGCGACGCCGGGCTGGTCGTCTTCCAGGACGAGGGGCATCACCTCCTCGCCGGCGTCCGGGTCCGCGGGGGCCAGGCGAAGGAGGCCTTCGTCGAGCGCGTCGCGGCGAGGGGCCGGTTCTCCCGGCAGGCGCCCGAGCCGGACGTCCTCTCCGCGGCCCCCCTGCCCGGCGGCTGCCGGCGGCTGGAGATCGAGGCGAGGGGCGAGGGCACGTCCCTGACCTTCCGCTATCGGGCCGATGGCGGCGACTGGTCCCCGCTCGGGGACCGCGTGGATGCGACCTTCCTGGACGGCCAGGCCGCGGGGGGCTTCACGGGCGTCTGCCTCGGCGTCCACGCCCGGACCCCGGCCGATGGGCCGGCCCGCTGAGGCGCGAGGCGGGCCGCGGCCGGCCGTCGCACCGGCTTGACACGCCCCGCCGCCGGTCCGAGACTGTTGGGGAGAGCCATCCGCCGTCCAGCGCAAGGACCCGACCGATGCCATCGAACGAACCGGCCCAGGGCGCGGGCCCCGCCGCCCCGCCGCCGCCACCCCTGCGTGCGGCACCGCCGCTGGCTCCCCTCGCGGCGGAGGACGGGCCGGAGCGAGGGCAGTACGAGTTCTCCTACGCGGACAACGCGACGATCCACGACCTGGGCTCGAAGATGAGCTTCGTCGGGTTCTTCATGCTGGGCATCGGCCTGTTCTTCTTCGGGACCGGCATCGTCCGCTGGGTGCAGGACCGCAACCTCGAAGTGGGGATGCTGTTCCTCTCGCTCCTGTTCATGGTCGTCGGCATCTGGACGCACCGCGGGGGCCGGGAGTTCCTGGACGTCGCCCGCACGCACGGGAACGACATCAGCCACCTCATGGTCGCGCTCGCGAACCTGCGGCGGTTCTACACGCTGCTGTACCTGCTGTTCTTCGTCGCCCTGATCTTCGCGGTGATCCAGCTCGGGGCGCACAGCCTCTACGGCACGAAGGAGCAGCACGTCGGCGCGATCCGGCCGGCGAGGGCCCCGAGGAGGCTCCCGATCGAGTCCGGCAAGGCGCCGGAGGCGCCCGCTCAGCCCCAGGGCTCGACGTCGAAGGGGGAGCCGTCCTCGACCCGGTGATGGGTCACCTTGCCGGCCTCCAGGTCAAGGACGGCGAAGCTCCGCGAGGTCTCGACCACCGGCGCCGAGATGACCGCCCCGGGGTTCACCACGAGCCCGCCCGACGGCCCGCGATACCGCATCGGCCGATGGGTGTGGCCGACGACCAGGACGTCGCAGCGGATGTCCTCCAGGTAGCCGTCCAGGACGCCCGGCGGGTGGGTGTCCCGGCCGACGAACTCCATGTCGCTGCGGGGCGACCCGTGGACGACCACGATGACCTTGCCGCCGAGCTCGAAGGCCAGGTCCCCGGGCAGGCCGGCGAGGTATCCGAGCGTCTCGTCCGAGGGCGTGCCGCCGCCGAACCGGCAGGGGGCGCCGGGCCCTCGCTCGAGCGCCCAGCGGTCGTGATTGCCGCGGACCGACGGGATGCCCCGCTCCCGAAGGAAGGCGGCGACGCGGTCGGGGAACGG from Aquisphaera giovannonii includes these protein-coding regions:
- a CDS encoding metallophosphoesterase family protein, which codes for MKLGLISDIHGDFAALELAWAHLITMGVDRIACAGDVVGYGPFPDRVAAFLRERGIPSVRGNHDRWALERGPGAPCRFGGGTPSDETLGYLAGLPGDLAFELGGKVIVVVHGSPRSDMEFVGRDTHPPGVLDGYLEDIRCDVLVVGHTHRPMRYRGPSGGLVVNPGAVISAPVVETSRSFAVLDLEAGKVTHHRVEDGSPFDVEPWG
- a CDS encoding family 43 glycosylhydrolase → MKTFFLAILAALAPASLAAQDNGDGTYTNPPLHADYPDPDIIRVGDDFYFASTTFANSPGLVLLHSKDLVNWETVGHVMDRLDGDPKYDMKGGNSYRNGVFAPSLRYHKGTFHVAVTPNGKPTRIYHASDIRGPWKCDVLKESAFDPGLLFDDDGTPYLFTCGGWDGHVTLKTLSPALDRVVASRQVFYVRGIEGSKAFKIDGWYYLFNSLPGRLALMCSRARKLDGPWETIKVLDDRAGGHQGAIVDLPGGGWYGFVMRDSGPIGRVTNICPITWKDGWPLWGEPEKPGRVPPRAKKPIAGQPEIARPISTGFDGPKLPLDWSWNHNPDDSRWSLSERPGFLRLRPTAAPDLWHARNSLTHKGWGPSSCAVATLDVAHLRPGDVAGLGMIGKGLVTLAVQRSADGPAKLVLSTGVEHGAEVAPKAEAEIGKADVVHLALRMDFTAAKGRCGYSLDGKAFTAIGGEFPLLWDWRTGTFQGEQYAVFCYNPKPGDGYLDVDGIRFESPELKEPAARQAARPASEPDSAKSVAFESFSYSGTDPMSAKVGSDSYLNPILAGFYPDPSVCRVGDDFYLVNSSFLYFPGLPVFHSRDLVHWEQVGNAIQRPSQAPALRVGNVSGGMFAPTIRHHGGRFHVICTQVGPQGGNFVVSAERPEGPWSEPTWLRGVPGIDPSLFFDEGHAYVVFNAEAPDKKPLYEGHRALWLQQVDLDGGKLIGPRKLLVNGGTDLSKKPIWIEGPHLLRKDGWYILIAAEGGTGPAHSEVVFRSRDLAGPYVPYEKNPILTQRDLPRGRPDPITCTGHADLVELPNGDWWAVFLGCRPDAAGHGLLGRETFLLPVKWADGWPAILEHGAEVPRVVKRPALAESTPPGWRPMTGDFTATDDFDGKAPGLGWMGLRTPTSSWWSLDAKSGEFRLMPRKARLTTRAEDPSFLCRRLQHASYTARTAIRLDAGTPDGDAGLVVFQDEGHHLLAGVRVRGGQAKEAFVERVAARGRFSRQAPEPDVLSAAPLPGGCRRLEIEARGEGTSLTFRYRADGGDWSPLGDRVDATFLDGQAAGGFTGVCLGVHARTPADGPAR